In one window of Dokdonia sp. PRO95 DNA:
- the zwf gene encoding glucose-6-phosphate dehydrogenase, producing MRKTENQLLVIFGASGDLTARKLVPALYKLYKDKHLPEHFAVLGVARSFMTDEEFRKRVVLESKYLDDSEEFLATFSEKLFYEDLHKKYDVDYRELNERIQDINTAYQCDNNIIFYLSTPPSLFEAIAKNLTAKGLNDERLGWKRLIVEKPFGYSLETAKSLNEGLHRYFKESQIYRIDHYLGKETVQNILVTRFANSIFEPLWNRDYIDHVEITNAESGGVESRGGYYDKSGALRDMFQSHLLQLVALIVMEPPLSADPEEIRNEKLKALKSLRLMTDPEVLDKNTIRGQYLSSEIDGERVNSYREEEDVDTDSITETYAAVKFYVDNWRWADVPFYVRTAKRMPTKVTEVVIHFKSPHHQIFKNSDINKDNKLIIRIQPDEGILVKFGVKVPGQGFKVERGNLDFYYSSLGDTDIMEAYERLLLDAMQGDATLYSRADEVEAAWRFTDPILEYWTSRDVKMYGYAAGVWGPEFADDLIEGQGGWRNPGAHLADDPGYCVIE from the coding sequence ATGCGCAAGACAGAGAATCAGTTATTAGTCATTTTTGGCGCCTCGGGAGACCTCACTGCCCGAAAATTAGTTCCTGCATTATACAAGCTTTATAAAGATAAACACCTGCCTGAGCATTTTGCCGTGTTGGGCGTAGCGCGTAGTTTTATGACCGATGAGGAGTTTAGAAAGCGTGTCGTGCTAGAAAGTAAATACTTAGATGACAGTGAGGAGTTTCTTGCTACATTTTCTGAGAAACTATTTTATGAAGATCTCCATAAAAAGTACGATGTAGATTACCGTGAGCTCAATGAGCGCATACAAGATATCAATACCGCATACCAGTGTGATAATAATATCATCTTTTACTTATCTACACCTCCTAGTTTGTTTGAAGCCATTGCAAAGAATCTTACTGCAAAAGGACTTAATGATGAGCGTCTAGGCTGGAAACGCCTTATTGTAGAGAAGCCATTTGGTTACAGTCTTGAGACCGCAAAGTCACTCAACGAGGGATTACACAGATATTTTAAAGAATCGCAGATTTACAGAATAGATCATTATTTAGGTAAAGAGACCGTTCAAAACATACTTGTCACCCGATTTGCAAATAGCATATTTGAGCCCTTATGGAATCGTGATTACATAGATCACGTAGAGATTACAAATGCAGAGAGTGGAGGTGTAGAGTCTCGAGGTGGTTACTATGATAAATCTGGAGCATTGCGAGATATGTTTCAAAGTCACTTATTACAGCTTGTTGCATTAATAGTAATGGAACCACCATTAAGTGCAGATCCAGAAGAAATACGTAACGAAAAATTAAAAGCACTAAAGTCATTACGATTAATGACAGACCCAGAGGTGCTTGATAAAAATACCATACGCGGGCAATATTTAAGTAGTGAGATAGATGGCGAGCGTGTAAATAGCTACCGCGAGGAAGAAGACGTAGACACAGATAGTATTACAGAAACCTATGCTGCGGTTAAGTTTTATGTAGATAACTGGCGCTGGGCAGATGTACCTTTTTATGTGCGCACGGCAAAACGTATGCCTACAAAGGTTACGGAAGTTGTGATACACTTCAAGTCACCACACCACCAGATTTTTAAAAACTCAGACATTAATAAGGATAATAAACTCATCATACGTATTCAGCCAGATGAGGGTATCCTAGTAAAGTTTGGTGTGAAAGTTCCAGGACAAGGTTTTAAGGTAGAACGTGGTAATCTTGATTTTTATTACTCTAGCTTAGGTGATACAGATATTATGGAAGCTTACGAGCGACTATTACTTGATGCGATGCAAGGTGATGCTACGTTATATTCTCGTGCAGACGAGGTAGAAGCAGCATGGAGGTTTACAGATCCTATACTTGAATATTGGACAAGTCGTGATGTAAAGATGTATGGATATGCGGCAGGAGTCTGGGGACCAGAATTTGCAGATGATCTTATTGAAGGTCAAGGAGGCTGGCGTAATCCAGGAGCACATCTAGCAGACGATCCAGGATACTGTGTGATAGAATAA
- the gndA gene encoding NADP-dependent phosphogluconate dehydrogenase, with amino-acid sequence MENSYDFGLVGLGVMGRNFILNVADNGFSAMGNDLDPEKVQALIEEGGDPKRVDATVDVSAFAKALSSPRKIMLLVPAGKVVDIVIESLLPHLDKGDIIIDGGNSFFTDTDRREAYLSEKGIHFFGAGVSGGAKGARIGPSIMPGGSKPGYAAVQPIFEAVSAKYNGEPCVAYLGPKSAGNYVKMVHNGIEYGLMQLTSEIYDVLKKAGNLSNQELHETYKSWNEGRLQSFLVEITSEIFAEKDTLTSGDLVDQILDKAKQKGTGKWTSQNAMDLGIPVPSIDIAVSMREISALKDERTIADSLYDRPEVATMDKEKLTKLTEEALYFSYIITYAQGLHQLADASKEYGYDLDIAVIAKIWRAGCIIRAKLLADITDAFTEDTELPNLLLSPSFIKKIQSTVDSARELVAYGAINGIPLPGVSNSLTYFDAYTSTRLPLNLIQAQRDYFGSHTYERLDREGIFHTEWEK; translated from the coding sequence ATGGAAAATTCTTATGATTTTGGCTTGGTTGGACTGGGCGTAATGGGACGTAACTTTATATTAAATGTAGCCGATAATGGCTTTAGCGCGATGGGCAATGACCTTGACCCAGAAAAAGTACAAGCGCTTATTGAGGAAGGCGGCGACCCAAAACGCGTAGATGCGACGGTTGATGTATCCGCTTTCGCGAAAGCGTTATCATCCCCACGTAAAATCATGCTACTAGTACCCGCAGGTAAAGTAGTAGACATCGTCATAGAAAGTTTACTACCACACTTAGATAAAGGAGATATCATTATAGACGGAGGAAACTCCTTCTTTACAGATACCGACCGAAGAGAAGCTTACTTATCTGAAAAAGGAATTCACTTTTTTGGAGCAGGAGTTTCTGGAGGAGCAAAAGGCGCACGTATAGGACCTAGCATCATGCCTGGAGGATCAAAACCAGGATATGCAGCAGTTCAACCCATTTTTGAAGCAGTATCTGCCAAATATAATGGAGAACCTTGTGTTGCTTACTTAGGACCTAAATCTGCTGGTAACTATGTAAAAATGGTGCACAACGGAATTGAGTACGGACTTATGCAACTTACTTCTGAGATATACGACGTGCTTAAAAAGGCAGGAAACTTATCTAATCAAGAACTTCACGAAACCTATAAATCATGGAATGAAGGGCGTTTACAATCCTTCTTAGTTGAGATTACATCAGAAATTTTTGCCGAAAAGGACACTCTTACTAGTGGTGACCTTGTAGACCAGATTCTTGATAAAGCAAAACAAAAAGGAACAGGAAAATGGACCTCACAAAATGCGATGGACCTAGGTATTCCCGTACCTTCTATTGATATCGCTGTGAGTATGAGAGAAATCTCTGCACTTAAAGATGAGCGTACCATTGCAGATTCTCTTTACGATCGCCCAGAAGTGGCAACAATGGATAAAGAAAAGCTGACTAAGCTTACAGAAGAAGCACTTTACTTCTCTTACATCATTACTTATGCTCAAGGTTTGCATCAGCTAGCAGACGCGTCTAAGGAATATGGATATGACCTCGATATTGCGGTAATTGCAAAAATATGGAGAGCTGGATGTATTATAAGAGCAAAGCTCCTTGCAGATATCACAGATGCTTTTACAGAAGACACAGAACTACCTAACCTTTTATTATCTCCATCGTTTATCAAGAAGATACAAAGCACGGTAGACTCGGCTAGAGAACTTGTTGCTTATGGAGCTATTAATGGAATCCCGCTTCCTGGAGTATCAAACTCGTTAACGTATTTTGACGCATATACTTCTACGAGATTACCACTTAATCTTATACAAGCACAACGAGATTATTTTGGATCTCACACCTACGAAAGATTAGACCGCGAGGGAATCTTCCATACAGAATGGGAGAAATAA